The following are encoded in a window of Oreochromis aureus strain Israel breed Guangdong linkage group 10, ZZ_aureus, whole genome shotgun sequence genomic DNA:
- the sra1 gene encoding steroid receptor RNA activator 1, translating into MEDMYVKPGNQERGWNDPPQFSYGLQMAHGPQRNLLNKRPPPAMTSGAGAPPAAPPSCNPLAPPPCAVAPPLLNPAGPPPGAVATPPPPHLGQMRTKREAAISQSESEPEVEGVMSVLNGALAACRRAVKTQVCNDVAKRLHLMEDSWRSGRLSLPVRRRMDTLSAELQKGRWDAADDIHRSLMVDHVTEVSQWMVGVKRLIAETRNLSPELLEPLQKVRGPVEDSAEPVQEPVKSPGELLDSLHPVQKEEEPDSAEPVQDPVSES; encoded by the exons ATGGAGGACATGTACGTTAAACCCG GTAACCAGGAGCGGGGCTGGAACGACCCCCCCCAGTTCTCCTATGGCCTTCAGATGGCCCACGGACCACAGAGGAACCTCCTCAACAAGAGACCGCCTCCAGCGATGACCTCAG GTGCAGGAGCCCCACCTGCAGCCCCTCCCTCCTGCAACCCTCTCGCACCACCTCCCTGTGCTGTAGCTCCGCCTCTGCTCAACCCAG CTGGACCTCCACCTGGTGCCGTGGCCACaccccctcctcctcatctgGGGCAAATGAGGACTAAGAGAGAGGCTGccatcagccaatcagagagtgAGCCTGAAGTTGAGGGCGTGATGTCAGTGCTGAACGGAGCGCTCGCTGCCTGCAGACGCGCTGTTAAA ACTCAGGTGTGTAATGATGTGGCAAAGCGCCTTCACCTGATGGAGGACAGCTGGAGGTCGGGTAGACTGAGCCTGCCTGTCAGGAGGCGCATGGACACCCTGTCTGCGG AGTTACAGAAGGGTCGCTGGGACGCGGCTGATGACATCCATCGCTCTCTTATGGTTGACCATGTGACTGAGGTTAGCCAATGGATGGTTGGTGTCAAACGACTCATTGCTGAGACCCGAAATCTGAGTCCAGAACTGCTAGAACCACTTCAGAAAGTGAGAGGGCCGGTCGAGGACTCCGCAGAACCTGTCCAAGAACCTGTCAAGAGTCCAGGAGAACTCCTGGACTCTTTACACCCAGTCCAAAAGGAGGAAGAACCAGACTCAGCAGAACCAGTCCAGGACCCCGTCTCTGAGTCCTAA